A window of Amycolatopsis australiensis contains these coding sequences:
- a CDS encoding VOC family protein → MSVELNHTIVWATDREKSAEFLAGILGLRTGPVTGPFVPIELANGVTLDYLRVDRVTAQHYAFLVGEADFDAAMARIEQAGIAYWADPFHERAGEVDVVGGGRRVYFADPDGHNMELLTRGS, encoded by the coding sequence ATGAGTGTCGAGCTGAATCACACGATCGTGTGGGCCACGGACCGGGAGAAGTCGGCGGAGTTCCTCGCCGGGATCCTCGGCCTGCGCACCGGGCCGGTGACCGGGCCGTTCGTGCCGATCGAGCTGGCGAACGGCGTGACGCTGGACTACCTGCGGGTGGATCGGGTGACCGCCCAGCACTACGCGTTCCTGGTCGGCGAAGCCGACTTCGACGCCGCGATGGCGCGGATCGAGCAGGCCGGGATCGCGTACTGGGCGGATCCGTTCCACGAGCGGGCCGGTGAGGTCGACGTCGTGGGTGGCGGCCGCCGGGTGTACTTCGCCGACCCGGACGGGCACAACATGGAACTGCTCACGAGGGGGTCGTGA
- a CDS encoding nuclear transport factor 2 family protein, which translates to MSTEEQVRELGRVWAAAEERGDTEALAGLAAEGFRLVGPLGFVLDRDQWLARYRSGDLVTERLTWDEVEVRDFGTTAVAIGVHTQVAKHRDNPVDGRFRATHVLVRDDGRWRLAGIHLSPIGGPPPFASAPGGDA; encoded by the coding sequence ATGAGCACCGAAGAGCAGGTCCGCGAGCTGGGCCGGGTCTGGGCCGCGGCCGAGGAACGGGGAGACACCGAAGCGCTGGCGGGACTGGCGGCCGAGGGCTTCCGGCTGGTGGGGCCGCTCGGCTTCGTCCTGGACCGCGACCAGTGGCTGGCGCGCTACCGCAGCGGCGACCTGGTGACCGAGCGGCTCACCTGGGACGAGGTCGAGGTCCGCGACTTCGGGACGACGGCCGTCGCGATCGGCGTGCACACCCAGGTCGCGAAGCACCGGGACAACCCGGTGGACGGCCGGTTCCGCGCCACGCACGTCCTGGTGCGCGACGACGGCCGCTGGCGGCTGGCCGGCATCCACCTGAGCCCGATCGGCGGGCCGCCGCCGTTCGCGTCCGCGCCGGGAGGGGACGCGTGA
- a CDS encoding MarR family winged helix-turn-helix transcriptional regulator, whose amino-acid sequence MPAPATAPIGVVLARTAKTAGRAFDQALAAAGGSQPVWQILISLKTTPVANQRELADAVGIQGATLTHHLNGMEAAGLVTRRRDPANRRVHLVELTDDGEQLFHRLASAAIAHDQRLRHGFTEAEIAHLADLLHRLAANVTDS is encoded by the coding sequence GTGCCAGCACCCGCCACCGCCCCCATCGGCGTCGTCCTCGCCCGCACCGCCAAAACCGCCGGCCGCGCCTTCGACCAGGCCCTCGCCGCCGCCGGCGGCTCCCAGCCCGTCTGGCAGATCCTCATCTCCCTCAAAACCACCCCCGTCGCCAACCAGCGCGAACTCGCCGACGCCGTCGGCATCCAGGGCGCCACCCTCACCCACCACCTCAACGGCATGGAAGCCGCCGGCCTCGTCACCCGCCGCCGCGACCCCGCCAACCGCCGCGTCCACCTCGTCGAACTCACCGACGACGGCGAACAGCTCTTCCACCGCCTCGCCTCGGCCGCCATCGCCCACGACCAGCGACTCCGCCACGGCTTCACCGAAGCCGAGATCGCCCACCTCGCCGACCTCCTCCACCGCCTCGCCGCCAACGTCACCGACAGCTGA
- a CDS encoding malate dehydrogenase, translated as MSQAPVNVTVTGAAGQIGYALLFRIASGQLLGQDVPVKLRLLEIPQAVKAAEGTAMELEDGAFPLLAGTDIFDDPKQAFEGTNIALLVGARPRSKGMERGDLLEANGGIFKPQGEAINAGAADDVKVLVVGNPANTNALIARSHAPDVPADRFTAMTRLDHNRALAQLAKKLGVPVTELKKVAIWGNHSATQYPSVQHAEFGGKKIADAVDQAWLENDFIPTVAKRGAAIIEARGLSSAASAASAAIDHVYTWVNGTPAGDWTSAAVVSDGSYGVPEGLISSFPVTAKDGKYEIVQGLEIDDFSRARIDASVAELVEERDTVQKLGLI; from the coding sequence ATGAGCCAAGCCCCTGTCAACGTGACCGTCACCGGCGCCGCCGGCCAGATCGGCTACGCGCTGCTCTTCCGCATCGCGTCCGGTCAGCTGCTCGGCCAGGACGTCCCGGTGAAGCTGCGGCTCCTCGAGATCCCGCAGGCGGTCAAGGCGGCCGAGGGCACCGCCATGGAGCTCGAAGACGGCGCGTTCCCCCTCCTGGCAGGCACCGACATCTTCGACGACCCCAAGCAGGCCTTCGAAGGCACCAACATCGCCCTCCTCGTCGGCGCCCGCCCCCGCAGCAAGGGCATGGAACGCGGCGACCTCCTCGAGGCCAACGGCGGCATCTTCAAGCCACAGGGCGAAGCCATCAACGCCGGCGCCGCCGACGACGTCAAGGTCCTCGTCGTCGGCAACCCGGCCAACACCAACGCCCTCATCGCCCGCTCGCACGCCCCCGACGTGCCGGCCGACCGCTTCACCGCGATGACCCGCCTCGACCACAACCGCGCCCTCGCCCAGCTCGCGAAGAAGCTCGGCGTCCCGGTCACGGAGCTCAAGAAGGTCGCCATCTGGGGCAACCACTCCGCCACCCAGTACCCCTCGGTCCAGCACGCCGAATTCGGCGGCAAGAAGATCGCCGACGCCGTCGACCAGGCCTGGCTCGAGAACGACTTCATCCCGACCGTCGCCAAGCGCGGCGCGGCCATCATCGAAGCCCGCGGCCTTTCCTCCGCCGCCTCCGCCGCCTCCGCCGCCATCGACCACGTGTACACCTGGGTCAACGGCACCCCGGCCGGCGACTGGACCTCCGCCGCGGTCGTCTCCGACGGCTCCTACGGCGTCCCCGAGGGCCTCATCTCGTCCTTCCCCGTCACCGCCAAGGACGGCAAGTACGAGATCGTCCAGGGCCTCGAGATCGACGACTTCTCCCGCGCCCGCATCGACGCCTCCGTCGCCGAGCTCGTCGAGGAACGCGACACCGTGCAGAAGCTCGGCCTCATCTGA
- a CDS encoding ClpP family protease, with product MTLLAVPDMQVATQSPDDSVYQQLLRDRIVFLGSEVNDEVANRLIAQLLLLAADDPAKDITFYINSPGGSVTAGMAIYDTMQLVKPDVATYGLGFVASMGQFLLSSGAPGKRYLLPNTRIVMHQPSAGISGAATDIAIQAEVFGKMKRRIAEITARQTGQTVERITADADRDRWFDADEALAYGFVDHIVAGA from the coding sequence ATGACGCTTCTCGCCGTACCCGACATGCAGGTGGCCACCCAGTCCCCCGACGACTCGGTCTACCAGCAGCTCCTGCGCGACCGCATCGTCTTCCTCGGCTCCGAGGTCAACGACGAAGTGGCCAACCGGCTCATCGCCCAGCTGCTCCTGCTGGCCGCCGACGACCCGGCCAAGGACATCACCTTCTACATCAACTCACCCGGCGGCTCGGTCACCGCGGGCATGGCCATCTACGACACGATGCAGCTCGTCAAGCCGGACGTCGCCACCTACGGCCTCGGCTTCGTGGCCTCCATGGGCCAGTTCCTGCTCTCCTCGGGCGCACCCGGGAAGCGCTACCTGCTGCCGAACACTCGGATCGTCATGCACCAGCCCTCAGCGGGCATCAGCGGCGCCGCCACCGACATCGCCATCCAGGCCGAGGTGTTCGGCAAGATGAAGCGCCGCATCGCGGAGATCACCGCCCGGCAGACCGGCCAGACGGTCGAGCGGATCACCGCCGACGCCGACCGCGACCGCTGGTTCGACGCCGACGAAGCCCTCGCCTACGGCTTCGTCGACCACATCGTCGCGGGCGCGTAG